The DNA segment TATTGGATGGAGTACGGTTTAATCCCACCTCTTCACAGAGAAGGGTTTAATATTCTCTCCCCTCTCCGTAAACGGAGAGGGGTTGGGGGTGAGGTTCCGAGTTAAAAAGCAGTGCGGGTTAAGGAGATAGTTCCCAATATTATTGCAATAAGTCTATTTTTATCCCTTGATTTTATCTTTGATTTGCTGCCACAAGCTTTTTGGCTTATGAGTGGATGCCACTTGAGCTGGTTTAGGTTCATTCAGATAACGATAGTGTTCCCAAATATCCCAATACGAACCACCTGGCTCTAGACGGACACCCGCCCAGTGTACAAACTTCAGGGGCTGATTCACTTTAGGATCGACTAATTTGTTGCCTTCCTGCTTAAAATGCGGGCTTCCTGCCCAATTCCCAGGCCCCTTCCCGTTCTCTCGAACAATATTAAATCGTCGAGACATTCGCTTTAATACGAGATAATTAAGAATCGTTTGGTCGGAGTTCAAGACATAAAAATATTCAGGATGAGATGCACAGAATTCAAAAGTATCTTGCAAATCTTGTTGAGTAAGTAGATTTTTCTTTGAACCCCAAAAACCACTATTAAAAACGTCTTTTAATTCATCTTCAGTGAAAATTTCTGTGATTTTGGGTGTAAAAACTTGTTTAATTCCCCCTGTGTATTGATAATCACAGCAGATAAAATCATTCTTTGCAAGATAGTTAAGATTTTCTATAATTTTTTCAAATACAACGATATCAGTATCAATATATAGAAATTCATCGAAAGGACCAAACCAACAGGCTAACTTGCGAAGTAGATTGGGTCTATCTAAAAGGTTGTCACCACACGTCTGCTTAACTAAACTATCTATATTTTCTAATAACTGTAAATCTTCGTAGATTTTTACCCCGTAAGACTTAGTAATAATATCAGCGATCGCTTGATATTGATTGTTATAGGGAATCATCACAATCGGACTATCAGCGTCATAAACGCGAATACTATTCAATAGCGCGATCGCATTATCAATAACGCGATCGTTAGCAAGAATATAAATACCACGGCTCATTCAAATATCCTCAACTGGTGAATCCAATTTTCTTTAAAACTCTTTTCGCTAAACTCGGTGGCTGATTGTAAGGTTCCGGCTTGGTTGTAAACTGAGGTCGCTTTTCTGGTTCGTGAAGATAGCGATAATGCAAGAAAATATCCCGGTAGGGAAAATCAATATTTTCTCCCCCACAAACCCTTGGAAACAATTTTGATGACAGCCCAATATAGTGTAGATAGGTCAGTCGTTTGCCCCGATCGTATAGAATATTATTCCTAGCTTCAAAATGAGAAGAAGTAACCGCGTTGCCAGTCTTTTGGTCGTCAGGTAAATGCAGCGCCAAGTTATAAACTGGAATCTCGCCTCGCATCGTCATATAGTTAAGAACTGATTGGTTAGGCGCGGGCATAAATAAAATTTCAGCCTCGTCTTCCTCTAGTTTAGAGACCAACCAATCTCTTTGTTCCTGGGGAAATAGCCCTCGTTTCCCAGCATACATTCCAGCACAAAATATCTCTGTACTCAGCCGAGTTTTATCCACAACTTCTAGTAACTTCGGTGACTGGAGATTAAAAATATGACCAGGAGATTTATACTGAAAATCATAAACTACAAAATTATTTTCATCTAATTTATCAAAGATAGTTTTTAACGAATCCATGACTACGATATCGGCATCTAAATAGATGAACCTTTCAAAAGGACTATCTATATCGAATGCACAGTATCGCCGATTCATTCCTATCCGATTAACACCCGAAATTCCTTGTTCTTGCCAGGTTTTTAAAGCAGTTGGATGAGCTGTCCATACCTGCTTAGAGAAATCTTCCCAACGAGCAAACAAGTTAACATCGTCCAGTAAAGTTACATTTTCACGATTAGCAATTTCTGCACGAACTTGGTCTAGTCGATTATCATAGGCAATAACGCAGACTGGGATTTCTTTACCAACATTGGCTTCTATGCTATTTAATAGAGCAACGAGTTGATCGTAGACTACATCATTCGCCAGTGTATAGATGCCGTCTGTCATATAAAAATCCTCAGCAGGTTAACTTGAATAATACCTTAAAATTTTTTTAGGAGCTTCCTGATGTCTAAAACACAAAGGCAGAATTAATGTCAATTGCTAGCTGTTCACTATGGATTTTGGTAGCGCGAACTGATCTGCCGTTCATGATGCACACCATTCCTCATCTAGTGAAGATGAGTAAATTAAAGTTTAGCGAACGGGTGTTGGCTGTAGATACGGCACCGCTAACGGGGGACAAAGTCGGGCGTCCAGGCATCGGTACTCTAGAAGAGTTGCGGGAGCGCTGCGATCGCTTGCTGCGTGATGGTGTGGTAGACAAGGTAGTCGATATTGACTACTCCGGAGCCTATCACGACCGAGTATATCGCAAACATTTTGGCAGCCGCATCCGGTATACACATAACTATAAGGGCTATCCCATTTTGGGCACGATTTTTCACATTGAAGAAGCCCAAGGTGATTATATGCTTCACTATGACAGCGATATGCTGCTCCACCAACAACCTGATTATAGCTGGGTGGAAGAGGGGATAAAGTTGATGCAACAAAATCCAGAAGTCATGGCAATCAGACCGCTGACTGGGCCACCGACGGAGGATGGTAGTATGTATCAACGGATGCCCTATGAGCGAGACCCACACGGCTTCTACACATTTAAATTTTTCAGTAGTCGCATTTACTTAATTGACAAGAAGCGCTTCGACAAGTTACTGCCATTACCAGTGCTGTGGCGTCCTTATCGGCAAAAGATTGCCAATCGACTACCAGTGAGGTTACAAACGATATTGAACAATATCGCTGGCAAAGGGGCTTTGGATTCTTGGGAAGTGATGGTATCTAACCAACTGGAGGCGACGCAGTATGTCCGAGGGGTTCTCGATTCTCCGAAAGCCTGGACGGTTCATCCAAAAGACCGGGGTTCAGAATTTATCGAAGCTTTACCTAAAATAATCGAGAAGGTGGAAACAGGGTGGTATCCTCCGGAGCAAGCCGGTCATTATGACCTTCAGTTGAAATATTGGCTTTAAGGGAAAGGTTGAAGAGTTCCTAACTCTAGCTTGATTTCTCAGCGCTCTGCTAGTAACCTATCGCTCATCCATAACCCCTCATGGCTGAAAAGTTACCGCCGATTTATTTTTATCTTCCCGAATCAGACTGGTCGGATATCAATTTATCGGTAACTCCTGATACCTACCAAGAAGTTTATAAAAGCGGAAAGTCTACTGGCACGTACAACTGGATTTTCCAAACCTATCTTCGCCTTAAAGCTGATGGTTTCCCCTGTGAAATAGCGAGAAACATGCCTGCTGAGGGTATTGTTGTTGCTTGGACAAGTAGTGTAAGGCACGAGCTGCAACCAGGGCCCAAACTACTCTTGGTTATTGTTTGTGGAGATAAAGCGAAACACCCCTACGCGCAGCTTCATGTTGTCCAAAATCGCCAGGAAATGCTCTACCCACACGTACACATTGGAGATAAATATTTAGTTCCAGGAGAGAAATATTTTATTCCGCATTGGCCTCATCCAGGGTTGATTCCTCGCGATCGCGCACGAGGCGATCGCTTTGAGAATGTTGCTTATCTGGGACGTAAAGAAAATTTGGTAGTTGAGCTGAGGCAGCCGTCGTGGCAAGAACAGATGAATGCTTTAGGTTTGCGTTTTCAGGTAGTGAGAAATCCAGCGCTTTGGAACGACTACAGTGAAATTGATGCAACTGTCGCTATACGCAGCTTGAATCCTAAAAATGACTACTACTGGAAACCGGCTTCAAAGCTCTATAACGCTTGGATGGCTGGTGTACCAGCCATTCTGGGACGCGAGTCTGCTTACCAAACTGAACGCAAAAGCGAACTCGATTATCTAGAGGCAACTTCGATTGATGAAGTGGTTCTGGCACTCAAACGCCTTCGCGATGACAAAGAGTTGCGTCGTGCAATAGTTGAAAATGGTAAGCTGCGTGCGGAGGAACTACAACCCGATCGGCTCGTCACTCAGTGGCGCACCTTTTTAACAGATATAGCAGTTCCAACTTACGAACGCTGGTGTACGGCTTCAAATTCGACTAGGAAAGTATTTTTAATGCGCCGTGACTTAGGTACGCAAACAAAGAGAGTTCGCATTCGCCTAAGCAACCTCTTACACAAAATAAAAACCATGTAGGATTTGCCTGGAATTAACAGTTTTCGCCAATTCCTTGAATCACGGATGGTTTTCTAAATACTCTTATGACTGACAAGCTACCACAAATTTATTTTTATATTCCCCAAAATGACTGGCCTGCTGGTGAGCTACCGGAGAGCATTAACACTTACTGGCAGTGGCAGTGTTCTATAAATGGCGGTCGTGGAATCTATAATTGGACGCTGCAAACGTATCTTCACCTGAAAGCAGATGGGTTCCCATGCGAACTTGTAGGAACGATACCTAGCGAAGGAATTGTCGTTGCTCATCGAGACTCCCTGCCAGATAATCTGCAACCTGGAGCGAAATTGCTATTCGTTTGCATTCTTGGAGATAAAGGACGACACTCCTATGCACAGCTGCATACTGTGCAAAATCCTCGCGAGGAGATGCTTTTATGGCCATTTTGGAAAAGCGAATACATCCGGTTTTGGCCCCAACCAGGGTTGCTACCTCGCAGTGATACTCGAGGAGATCGATTTGAGAATATTGCTTTTGTTGGTCGTGAGAGGGAACTGGCGTCTGAACTTTTAGATTCGTCATGGCAGGAACATCTGAATGCTTTAGGGCTGCGTTGGCAAATAGTCAGCCGCGATCGCTGGAATGATTACAGCGAAATTGATGCGGTTCTTGCTGTGCGTGACTTTAACAGTCAAAAAGACTAT comes from the Coleofasciculus sp. FACHB-1120 genome and includes:
- a CDS encoding Npun_R2821/Npun_R2822 family protein; translated protein: MTDGIYTLANDVVYDQLVALLNSIEANVGKEIPVCVIAYDNRLDQVRAEIANRENVTLLDDVNLFARWEDFSKQVWTAHPTALKTWQEQGISGVNRIGMNRRYCAFDIDSPFERFIYLDADIVVMDSLKTIFDKLDENNFVVYDFQYKSPGHIFNLQSPKLLEVVDKTRLSTEIFCAGMYAGKRGLFPQEQRDWLVSKLEEDEAEILFMPAPNQSVLNYMTMRGEIPVYNLALHLPDDQKTGNAVTSSHFEARNNILYDRGKRLTYLHYIGLSSKLFPRVCGGENIDFPYRDIFLHYRYLHEPEKRPQFTTKPEPYNQPPSLAKRVLKKIGFTS
- a CDS encoding glycosyltransferase; this translates as MAEKLPPIYFYLPESDWSDINLSVTPDTYQEVYKSGKSTGTYNWIFQTYLRLKADGFPCEIARNMPAEGIVVAWTSSVRHELQPGPKLLLVIVCGDKAKHPYAQLHVVQNRQEMLYPHVHIGDKYLVPGEKYFIPHWPHPGLIPRDRARGDRFENVAYLGRKENLVVELRQPSWQEQMNALGLRFQVVRNPALWNDYSEIDATVAIRSLNPKNDYYWKPASKLYNAWMAGVPAILGRESAYQTERKSELDYLEATSIDEVVLALKRLRDDKELRRAIVENGKLRAEELQPDRLVTQWRTFLTDIAVPTYERWCTASNSTRKVFLMRRDLGTQTKRVRIRLSNLLHKIKTM
- a CDS encoding Npun_R2821/Npun_R2822 family protein, which translates into the protein MSRGIYILANDRVIDNAIALLNSIRVYDADSPIVMIPYNNQYQAIADIITKSYGVKIYEDLQLLENIDSLVKQTCGDNLLDRPNLLRKLACWFGPFDEFLYIDTDIVVFEKIIENLNYLAKNDFICCDYQYTGGIKQVFTPKITEIFTEDELKDVFNSGFWGSKKNLLTQQDLQDTFEFCASHPEYFYVLNSDQTILNYLVLKRMSRRFNIVRENGKGPGNWAGSPHFKQEGNKLVDPKVNQPLKFVHWAGVRLEPGGSYWDIWEHYRYLNEPKPAQVASTHKPKSLWQQIKDKIKG